The sequence TGGCATTCCGCGAGGTTCAGATCGCGCTCAGGGGCGGACGTCAAGTGGACGACTATGCGGCGCTTGCGGTCCTCGGTCGCGCAGGCGCGATCGACAGATCGCTGAGCGAGCCCGTCACGATCGATGCGCCGATCGCCGCCGGCACAGCAATGAAAGGGCTTCGCGGGCTCTACTTCGGTCTCGACCAATGGGACGGCTCAGACGTGTTCTCGCCCGAAGGCGCGTTCACCGTGATTGTCACCGACCGGGTCCGACACGCGATCACCGCCGCCAAGCTGACCAACGTCCGGTTCCTGTCCGTGCTCGAGTTCGAGCAGCTGGCGGTGTAGGAGCCGGCGCGCCTAGGCACGCAGCGGCGCTCAGTCCGAGAAAGGAGTGCTTTTCGACGTTTCCGCTACTTCGTAGAGCGATCGCGACCCTAGGTGAACGGCGTGTGGCGCACCGCAGCGGTGCGCGGCTCATTCGCTGCGCTGCTCGGCGACGAGAATGACCTGGACGGCCGCGACGCGCTGGACGAGCGCGTCGCGGCCGCCGGCGATCACGGTGTTGTGGTCGACAGGGTGAGGGTCAGCGTCTTGTTGTAGGTACCGCGGAGGAGTGGGTCGGTCGCCTTGATCGGCTGGCTGAAGCCGAGCGTGACCGGGTTGTTGGATACCGGACCGTTCCAGGTCAGAAGGGGCAGTGGCGAGGCGGAGGAGCCGACGTTGGCGTACGTCGTGGCGGTGTTGGCGGCGTTGCGGGCCCGGGCCTGGAGCGGCTCGGGCAGTGAGAAGGCCCCGTTGACCAGGTGACCGTTGGCGACGGCGCTCGGGTCGCTGATGCTCAGCGTCGCGTCGCTGTAGCTGCTGGTGACGCTGGCGGGCATCGAGGCCTCGTAGGTC comes from Solirubrobacter pauli and encodes:
- a CDS encoding imm11 family protein; amino-acid sequence: MASCTAVASRRRSEYAGFHIFTHASRQGAIEVQVPGDVRDRDARRFGLGAEPELQPWPFVQASGTKLLDVVFSRSLLPFLLSPRAQAILVDAEVRGVAFREVQIALRGGRQVDDYAALAVLGRAGAIDRSLSEPVTIDAPIAAGTAMKGLRGLYFGLDQWDGSDVFSPEGAFTVIVTDRVRHAITAAKLTNVRFLSVLEFEQLAV